TAGAGCCGGCAAACACGGGTTTTCATGAGGGCCTCAAGGGGTAAGCAGGGAGGGAAGCCATGTGGCCAGAGCCGGGATATAGGAAACCAGCAGCAGCACCGTGATGTTGGTGAGCAGGAACGGCATGATCGCCACCACCACCGGAGCCAGCGGCAGCCGTGCGATGCCTGCGCAGACAAATAGGCACACGCCGACCGGCGGCGTCGTCAGCCCGATCATCAGGTTGAGCACGGCGAAGGTGGCGAAATGCAGCGGCTCGATCCCGACCGCGGTGGCCAGCGACAAGAGCGGCACGAACAGAATGATCAGAGCCGCAATCGTCTCCATGAACATGCCCACAAACAAGAGCAGAATGTTGATCAGGAGGATCACCAGGATCGGGTTGTCGGTGATCGACAACACGGCATCGGCAAGAGCCTGCGGGATGCGCTCGGAGACGAGAATCCAGCCAAAGACATTTGCAAAGCCGACCAGCGCCAGGATGCCTGCGGAGGCGACAGCGCTTTCAACTATGATACCGGGCAGTTTGCGCAGTGGCAGTTCGCGGTAGATGAAGGCGCCGACGACAAAAGCATAGACACTGGCCACAACCGCCGTTTCCGTTGGTGTGGCGAGGCCCGAGAGCAGGCCGTAGATGATCAGAAATGTCATCGCCAGCGCCCAGAAGGCGCCGCCGAAGGAGCGCACCACCTCGCCCACGCCCTGCCAGGACTGGCGCGGAAAGCCCTTGCGCACGGAAATCACATAGGCGGTGATCATCATCGCCAGCCCCATCATGATCCCGGGCACCGCGCCGGCCAGAAACATCTGGCCAACGGAAATGCCCGACAGTGCACCAACAATGATCATCGGCACAGAAGGCGGAATGATCGGCCCGACAGTGGACGATGCAGCAGTAACGGCGGCGGAGAAGTCTGCGGGATAACCGGCCTTCTTCATCCCGGGGATCATCACGCCCCCGATCGAGGCCGCATCGGCGACGGCGGTGCCTGTGATGCCGCCAAACAGCATCGAGGCCGAGATGTTGGTCAGGCCCAGGCCGCCGCGGATCCAGCCGACAATCGAATTGGCAAAGCGGATGATGCGGGTGGTGATGCCACCCTGGTTCATCAGATTGCCGGCCAGGATAAAGCCGGGGATCGACAGCAACACGAACACATCCATGCCGGCATACATCTTTTGCGGCATGACGACGGGCGGAATGCCTGCCAGCAAAATGTAGGCCAGCGAGGACAGGCCAAGCGTGATGGCGACAGGAATGCCCACGATCAGGCCGCCGATAAAGATCGCAAAGAGGACCGCAACTTCCATGACTCAGGCTTCCTCTTCGGCATGATCGGGTGTTCCGTCTTCAGCGCCGGTGAGCATGCCCACCACCCGCAGCACGGCGAAGACGGCAAGCAGCAGCAGCATGACAAAGACGGTCAGGTGAACAAGGTCCATCCGCACCCCGAGCGCGGGGGAGGTTTGCATCTTGCCGATGGAGACATAGCGCCAGGCATGGGGCAAAAGGTAAATCGCCAGTCCCGCGGTGGCGAGGGCGGCCAGCAGCCGAAGCAGCCAGGGCCAGCGGCCGGGCAGCGCCTCGCAGACAATATCGACATTGACCAGGCTTCCGGTGCGAAAGGCCAGGCCGGTGCCGAAGGCGACAGTGAAAAGCAGTGCGTAACGGGTCAGCTCTTCCGTCCAGACCGGCGAGCTGTCGGTCAGCCGGCCTGCCACCTGGAGCAACACCGTCGCGATCAGCACGGAAAACGATACGCCGGTCCCCCATTGGGCAATGCGGGTGATGATGCGGGAGATCTTGTCTGCAGTTTGCAAGGGACGTGCCTAATCTGAAACGGGAAGCCGGCGCCGCTCAGGCGGCGCCGGATCGTTGCTTGGGAGGTTTACTGTGCGAACAGCGTCTCGACGATCGGCTTGATCTCGTCATTGACGTTTGCGAGGACAGCGTCCTTGGCGGCGGCCTGGAATGCAGCCGCATCGACCTCAACAAAGGTCATGCCCTTGCTTTCGAGGAAGGCGCGGTCGTCGGCAAGGCTCTTGTTGAAGAGTTCACGCTCATAGGCCTGAGCCCGCGCTGCGGCTTCCATCACTGCAGCCTGGTCTTCGGCAGACAGCTTGTTCCAGGTCGATTCCGCGATGGTGAGATAGATCCAGGAACGGACGTGATCGGTCAGGTTCACATGGCTCTGCACTTCGTAGAAGCTTGCCGAGCGGATCAGCGCCAGCGGATTTTCCTGGGATTCGATGGTGCCGTTCTGCAGCGAGGTGAACACTTCGGAGAAAGCCATCGGACCGGGGTTGGCGCCAAGCGCTTTCCACACATCCACAAAAAGCGGCACGTTTGGTACGCGCATCTTCAGTCCCTGCAGATCCGCTGGTGTGGTGATCGGGCGGTTTGAAGTCAGATCGCGGGCACCGCGGGCAAAATAGGCAATCGGCCGGATCTGGGCCTTCTCAACGATCTGTGCCTTGATGTCTTCGCCGACCGGGCCGGAAGCGAAGGCATCCATGTCATCAATGGTCTTGAAGGCATAGGGGACAGCCAGGAGTGCCGCCTTGGGCGCCCAGTTCTGCAGCGATTCTCCGGTGATGGTCATGTCCACCGTGCCGAGCTGCATGCCATTGATCAGGTCGATCTCCTTGCCCAGGGATTCATTGGGGAAGACCTCCACGGCAATGCGGCCATCGGTCAGGGCGGAAAGCTCCTCACCAAACTTCACCGATGCCAGATGCCAGGGGTTTTCCTCATTGGCGAGATGGCCGAGCTTCAGGGTCATTTCCTGTGCCAGCGCTGGCATGGCGGTCAGCGTGGCGACGGTTGCCGCCAAAAGGGTTTTCTTCCAGTTAAACATCATGGTCTTCTCCTCCTTGGATGGGTGCATTGACCGGTTTGGGGATCTCCCCTTCCGGCAATTCGAAAAACTCTGGGCTTGCGGCAAGGATCTGGGGCAGGTCGATCAGAACTTCGCGAAGATGGTGGCGGATCGCCTGATTGGCGCGAGTGCGATTTCCCGTCTCGATGCAATTGACGATCGATGTGTGCTGCGCGATCAGCTTCTCGACCGGGAAGTGGCCAAGAGACAAAAAGCGGACACGGTCCATCTGGGACTTGAGGCCTTCGATCAGCTTCCAGGTTCCGCCCTTTCCGGCCGCGCCAGCCAGGGTGCGGTGAAAGCGCTCATCGAGCACGATGAAATCCTCAATCACAGTGCTGGCCACTTTTTTCTGGGCTTTGAGCTGGCTCTTCAACTCACGCACCAGCATCCGGTCGGGCGCTGCGGCGAGGATCTGCACGATGTCGGCTTCGATCGCCTCACGCAGGAACCGCGCATCAAGAACCGCTGCGTAGCTGATTTTGGTGATGATTGTGCCGCGCTGCGGCAGGATCGCCAGCAAGCCCTCGCTCGCCAGTTTGATAAAGGCCTCGCGCACCGGTTGGCGGCTGACCGCATAGGCCCGCGCGATCTCGCTTTCGGAGATCCTGTCGCCGGGAGCGAACTGATTTCGGATGATTGCGTCGCGCAAACGTGCATAGACCTGCGGCGTGATCGGCGCCGCCGGGTCGAGCATGGTTGTCGTGATGCGACCGATGTTCATTTCGCTTCCTCCTGAGCGACAACTACCATACAAGTATGCTAGTCAGCAACCCTATTGACTGGTAGAAGCAATACATGACTGACTCGGCGGACTGGGAGGACTTGATATGAAACAGACATGGCGGTGGTTTGGACCGCGCGACCTTGTATCCATTGACGACACACTTCAGGCCGGGGTGCAGGGGATCGTGTCAGCCTTGCATCATGTCCCGACCGGGTCTGTCTGGTCGCCGGCGGAGATTGCCCAGCGCCAGCGCGAGATTGCCACCAAGACGGATGGTTCTCCTTCCGGCCTGGAATGGGATGTGGTCGAAAGCCTGCCGGTGTCAGAGGACATCAAGAAGCAGAAGGGTGCCTGGCGCGATCACGTGTCCGCCTACAAGCAAAGCCTTCATCATCTCGCCGAAGCCGGAATTGAAGTGATCTGCTACAACTTCATGCCGGTTCTGGATTGGACGCGCACGGATCTGGCATGGCACCGGCCCAATGGTGCGACCTGCATGCGCTTCGACCTTGTCGATTTTGCAGCTTTTGACATCCACATCCTGCAACGCCCCGGTGCCAAATCGGAGTTCGGCGGGTCCCTGTGCGAGGCTGCGGCAGAGCGGTTTGCATCCATGAGCCCGGGGAGGCGGGAAGAGCTCGCCAAGAATGTAGTGTTCGGTCTGCCGGGTGCGGCAGAGAATTTCACGCTCGAAGACGTGCGCACACACATCGCCGAATATGCCCAGATCAGCGAAACCCGGCTGCGCTCGCATCTGGTTGATTTCCTGGAGCAGGTGGTGCCCGTCGCGCAAGAACTCGGGCTTCGGCTGTGCTGCCACCCCGACGACCCGCCGGTTCCGCTGCTGGGCCTGCCGCGGGTGATGTCGACAGAGGCGCATTATGCCGAACTGATGCAGGCGGTCGACAGTCCCGCCAATGGCATCACCTTGTGCTCGGGATCGCTCGGTGCCCGGCCTGACAATGATCTGCCCGGCATGATGGAGCGGCTCGGCTCTCGGGTTCACTTCTTGCACCTGCGCAACGTCAAGCGCGAGGGAGATGGTATTCAGGTCTCGTTCTTTGAGGATGAGCATCTCGCCGGAGACACCGACATGGTCGAACTGGTCGCCACCGTGCTGCGCGAAGAGGCTCGCCGCAAGGCTGAGGGGCGGGCCGACTGGTCAATCCCGTTCCGGCCGGATCACGGCCAGGACATTCTCGACGATCTCAATCGCCGGGCTCAACCCGGTTACCCGTCGATTGGGCGGCTCAAGGGGCTAGCCGAACTGCGTGGTCTGATCGCCGGTCTTGAGCGCGGGATTGTAACCGCTCCGGCAACACACACGGCCTGAACCGCAGACAAGAAAGAATGCGAAGAGCTGTTGCAGCCCGGCAAATCACAGTTCAGCGCGCCTGATCATTGGGTAGGGAACCTTTTCGGGCACCCTACCGCATGAGCATCCTGGGTCTGCTTGCTTTCGATCGGCACCGAGCAAAAGAAAGGGGCCAGAACGGTGTGTTCTGGCCCCCATGTTCAGCTGGCTATCAGAAAGTTCCGCAGAACCTTACTGCCAGCTCTTGATCAGCTCGTCATAAGACACGGTTTGCGGTGTCTCATCTTCGTTTTCGAGCTTCGGATAAGGCGCACCCGGCTGCTCCAGCCAGTAGGACGCGTCCTGCGGCTCGTTCATCTTCGGGCCGATGTCACCCTGAACGCCTGCTCGCTCAAGACGCTCCATGACCTTCTCCTGCGCTTCGCAGAGGCTGTCGAGGGCTTCCTGGGCGGTCTTGGCGCCGGACATAGCGTCACCGATGTTCTGCCACCACAGCTGAGCCAGCTTCGGATAGTCAGGAACATTGGTGCCGGTCGGGGACCACTGAACGCGCGCAGGCGAACGGTAGAACTCGATCAGACCGCCAAGCTTGTCGGCACGCTCGGTGAAGTGATCCGAATTGATGGTGGACTCACGGATGAAGGTGAGACCGACATCGGACTTCTTCAGATCGACCGTCTTGGAAGTGACGAACTGTGCGTAAAGCCAGGCGGCCTTGGCACGATCGACCGGGGTCGACTGCATCAGCGTCCAGGAACCGGCGTCCTGATAGCCGACCTTCTGACCTTCCTTCCAGTAGACACCATGCGGCGAAGGTGCCATGCGCCATTTCGGCGTGCCATCTTCGTTCATCACCGGAAGGCCCGGCTCAACGGTAGCCGCGGTAAAGGCAGTGTACCAGAACATCTGCTGGGCGACATTGCCCTGTGCAGGGATCGGGCCGGCTTCACCGAAGGTCATGCCTGCGGCTTCTGGCGGGGAGTAGTTCTTGAGCCAGTCGATGGCCTTCTCAACCGCATAGACTGCGGCAGGAGAGTTGGTCGCACCACCACGGGTCACGCATGAACCGACAGGCTGTGAGTTCTCGTTCACACGAATGCCCCACTCGTCGACCGGAAGGCCGTTGGGCTCGCCAACGTCGCCCATGCCGGCCATCGACATCCACGCATCGGTGTAGCGCCAGCCGAGCGAGGGGTCCTTCTTGCCGTAGTCCATGTTGCCATAGACGGTGCCTTCAACGCCGAGATGCGAGAGGTCGCGGTTGGTGAAGAACGCAGCAATGTCTTCATAAG
The DNA window shown above is from Hoeflea phototrophica DFL-43 and carries:
- a CDS encoding TRAP transporter large permease, which codes for MEVAVLFAIFIGGLIVGIPVAITLGLSSLAYILLAGIPPVVMPQKMYAGMDVFVLLSIPGFILAGNLMNQGGITTRIIRFANSIVGWIRGGLGLTNISASMLFGGITGTAVADAASIGGVMIPGMKKAGYPADFSAAVTAASSTVGPIIPPSVPMIIVGALSGISVGQMFLAGAVPGIMMGLAMMITAYVISVRKGFPRQSWQGVGEVVRSFGGAFWALAMTFLIIYGLLSGLATPTETAVVASVYAFVVGAFIYRELPLRKLPGIIVESAVASAGILALVGFANVFGWILVSERIPQALADAVLSITDNPILVILLINILLLFVGMFMETIAALIILFVPLLSLATAVGIEPLHFATFAVLNLMIGLTTPPVGVCLFVCAGIARLPLAPVVVAIMPFLLTNITVLLLVSYIPALATWLPSLLTP
- a CDS encoding TRAP transporter small permease, yielding MQTADKISRIITRIAQWGTGVSFSVLIATVLLQVAGRLTDSSPVWTEELTRYALLFTVAFGTGLAFRTGSLVNVDIVCEALPGRWPWLLRLLAALATAGLAIYLLPHAWRYVSIGKMQTSPALGVRMDLVHLTVFVMLLLLAVFAVLRVVGMLTGAEDGTPDHAEEEA
- a CDS encoding TRAP transporter substrate-binding protein is translated as MMFNWKKTLLAATVATLTAMPALAQEMTLKLGHLANEENPWHLASVKFGEELSALTDGRIAVEVFPNESLGKEIDLINGMQLGTVDMTITGESLQNWAPKAALLAVPYAFKTIDDMDAFASGPVGEDIKAQIVEKAQIRPIAYFARGARDLTSNRPITTPADLQGLKMRVPNVPLFVDVWKALGANPGPMAFSEVFTSLQNGTIESQENPLALIRSASFYEVQSHVNLTDHVRSWIYLTIAESTWNKLSAEDQAAVMEAAARAQAYERELFNKSLADDRAFLESKGMTFVEVDAAAFQAAAKDAVLANVNDEIKPIVETLFAQ
- a CDS encoding GntR family transcriptional regulator; this translates as MNIGRITTTMLDPAAPITPQVYARLRDAIIRNQFAPGDRISESEIARAYAVSRQPVREAFIKLASEGLLAILPQRGTIITKISYAAVLDARFLREAIEADIVQILAAAPDRMLVRELKSQLKAQKKVASTVIEDFIVLDERFHRTLAGAAGKGGTWKLIEGLKSQMDRVRFLSLGHFPVEKLIAQHTSIVNCIETGNRTRANQAIRHHLREVLIDLPQILAASPEFFELPEGEIPKPVNAPIQGGEDHDV
- the uxuA gene encoding mannonate dehydratase encodes the protein MKQTWRWFGPRDLVSIDDTLQAGVQGIVSALHHVPTGSVWSPAEIAQRQREIATKTDGSPSGLEWDVVESLPVSEDIKKQKGAWRDHVSAYKQSLHHLAEAGIEVICYNFMPVLDWTRTDLAWHRPNGATCMRFDLVDFAAFDIHILQRPGAKSEFGGSLCEAAAERFASMSPGRREELAKNVVFGLPGAAENFTLEDVRTHIAEYAQISETRLRSHLVDFLEQVVPVAQELGLRLCCHPDDPPVPLLGLPRVMSTEAHYAELMQAVDSPANGITLCSGSLGARPDNDLPGMMERLGSRVHFLHLRNVKREGDGIQVSFFEDEHLAGDTDMVELVATVLREEARRKAEGRADWSIPFRPDHGQDILDDLNRRAQPGYPSIGRLKGLAELRGLIAGLERGIVTAPATHTA
- a CDS encoding ABC transporter substrate-binding protein gives rise to the protein MRNLLLNTTACAAIMLATGSAHADMAAAEKFLAEEIGGLSVLSEAEQKAEMEFFINAAKPFAGMEIKVVSETIATHEYESKVLAPAFTAITGIQVTHDLIGEGDVVEKLQTQMQSGENIYDGYVNDSDLIGTHWRYQQVRNLTDWMAGEGADVTSPTLDVEDFIGTSFTTGPDGKLYQLPTQQFANLYWFRYDWFNDEKNKADFKAEYGYDLGVPVNWSAYEDIAAFFTNRDLSHLGVEGTVYGNMDYGKKDPSLGWRYTDAWMSMAGMGDVGEPNGLPVDEWGIRVNENSQPVGSCVTRGGATNSPAAVYAVEKAIDWLKNYSPPEAAGMTFGEAGPIPAQGNVAQQMFWYTAFTAATVEPGLPVMNEDGTPKWRMAPSPHGVYWKEGQKVGYQDAGSWTLMQSTPVDRAKAAWLYAQFVTSKTVDLKKSDVGLTFIRESTINSDHFTERADKLGGLIEFYRSPARVQWSPTGTNVPDYPKLAQLWWQNIGDAMSGAKTAQEALDSLCEAQEKVMERLERAGVQGDIGPKMNEPQDASYWLEQPGAPYPKLENEDETPQTVSYDELIKSWQ